From a region of the Teredinibacter turnerae genome:
- a CDS encoding glycosyl hydrolase 115 family protein translates to MVASTRIRLWLKACLCFIFFSSFWSTSSWASLGEPSYITQNPKRGSLVLVDDKQQATLFVDNGDFKGVVRAAGDLQSDIERVTGKKPNVVDDASTLKGQAVIIGTIGKSPVIDKLIADKVIDPSRIASKWDAYHLEVVNNPLPGVDRALVIAGADKRGTIYGIYDLSEQIGVSPWYYWADVPTEQKEALYVLKKTRVQDAPKVKYRGIFLNDEAPALSSWVAANHGNYTHEFYVKVFELLLRLKANFLWPAMWNNAFADDDPQNMILADEYGIVMSTSHHEPMMRADKEWNRHGKGVWEYSTNPENLYDFWVDGAKRNKDYESIYTLGMRGQEDKPMSEGENIGLLEKIVHDQREILGNVFTDQPLEEVPQVWCLYKEVQAYYEKGMRVPDDVILLWTDDNWGNIRRLPTPEERKRSGGAGVYYHFDYVGGPVSYRWINNTPISRIWEQMNLAYNYEANKIWITNVGDLKPMEFPIEFFLRMAWDPERWPQTRLQEFGRLWAEREFGPEYASEIEALVSGYTRHSGRRKPELIKPDTYNLLNYREAERVKGELEDLVARAEALAKKIPADKQDAYFQLVLHPVKATATVTLLNIAVGENRLYANQSRNNANNYAEKALDLFAQDAALKDKYHSINGGKWNNFMNQPHIGYTNWNNPEGDQMPVTYDYMPGNYAEMSIAVEGNPKIWPDNGGQTLAFDQNGQESRWLDVYNRGTREFGYKLTPSDDWIKLSKTEGKTKGTERITVSIDWKKLPEGTSTGSIGAKGPSWNRARITVSAYKPNKSVQRRAKGFLEADGYIAIEAANASRGSASKGIAWTEIPGYGHTHSGMTPLPVTDQVFDDVTEAPYLEYDLTFFTKGEFDVNLVMAPSWPIFPGRGLRYAIALGDEKPQVVDFLEGFNGTDGAWGKVVSDNRRISTSRHTVAEPGRTKLRIYMVDPAVTFQKIMIDTGGLKPSYLGPQESPRK, encoded by the coding sequence ATGGTGGCAAGTACACGCATCAGGCTTTGGTTAAAAGCCTGTCTATGTTTTATTTTCTTTTCCAGTTTCTGGTCGACCAGCAGCTGGGCATCACTCGGTGAACCCAGCTATATCACACAGAACCCCAAACGGGGTTCTCTGGTACTGGTCGATGACAAGCAACAAGCCACACTCTTTGTGGATAACGGCGATTTCAAAGGCGTCGTCCGTGCAGCCGGCGATCTGCAGTCAGACATCGAGCGCGTCACTGGCAAAAAGCCCAACGTTGTTGACGACGCCAGCACCCTGAAAGGTCAGGCCGTCATTATTGGCACCATTGGCAAAAGCCCGGTTATCGACAAGTTAATCGCGGATAAGGTCATCGACCCCAGTCGCATCGCCAGTAAATGGGATGCCTATCATCTGGAAGTGGTCAATAATCCACTTCCCGGTGTCGACCGCGCACTCGTCATTGCCGGTGCAGACAAACGCGGCACGATTTACGGCATCTACGATTTGTCCGAGCAAATTGGCGTGTCTCCCTGGTACTACTGGGCAGACGTGCCAACGGAACAGAAAGAAGCGCTCTACGTGCTGAAAAAGACGCGCGTTCAAGATGCCCCCAAAGTGAAATACCGCGGAATTTTCCTCAACGACGAAGCACCTGCGCTGTCCAGCTGGGTAGCGGCCAATCACGGCAACTACACCCACGAGTTTTACGTAAAAGTGTTTGAGCTGCTGTTGCGCCTGAAGGCGAACTTCCTGTGGCCGGCCATGTGGAACAACGCCTTCGCGGACGACGATCCGCAGAATATGATTCTCGCCGACGAGTACGGGATCGTCATGAGTACATCCCACCACGAGCCCATGATGCGCGCCGACAAAGAGTGGAACCGTCACGGCAAGGGCGTGTGGGAATACTCCACAAACCCCGAAAACCTGTACGACTTCTGGGTCGACGGCGCCAAGCGCAACAAAGACTACGAGAGTATTTACACGCTCGGCATGCGCGGTCAGGAAGATAAGCCCATGAGCGAAGGGGAAAACATCGGGCTGCTGGAAAAAATTGTGCACGATCAGCGCGAAATTCTCGGCAATGTTTTCACCGACCAACCGCTCGAGGAAGTGCCGCAGGTATGGTGTCTATACAAAGAAGTGCAGGCTTACTACGAAAAAGGCATGCGCGTCCCTGACGATGTCATCCTGCTGTGGACCGACGATAACTGGGGCAATATCCGCCGCCTGCCAACCCCGGAAGAACGCAAGCGCAGCGGCGGCGCTGGAGTTTACTATCACTTCGATTATGTGGGCGGCCCGGTATCCTACCGCTGGATTAACAATACGCCCATCTCCCGTATTTGGGAGCAGATGAATCTGGCGTACAACTACGAGGCCAATAAAATCTGGATCACCAATGTGGGCGACCTTAAGCCGATGGAGTTTCCCATCGAGTTCTTCCTGCGCATGGCCTGGGACCCGGAACGCTGGCCCCAGACACGCTTGCAGGAGTTCGGTCGACTTTGGGCGGAGCGTGAATTTGGCCCGGAGTACGCATCTGAAATCGAAGCGCTAGTGAGTGGTTACACCCGCCATAGTGGCCGCCGCAAACCAGAGTTGATCAAGCCCGACACCTATAACCTGCTCAACTACCGCGAAGCAGAACGAGTAAAAGGAGAATTGGAAGATCTGGTCGCTCGCGCCGAAGCGCTGGCGAAAAAAATTCCTGCTGACAAGCAAGACGCATACTTCCAGCTGGTATTGCACCCGGTTAAAGCCACCGCGACCGTCACGCTGCTGAACATCGCTGTAGGTGAAAACCGCTTGTATGCGAATCAAAGTCGCAACAATGCGAATAACTATGCAGAGAAAGCCCTGGACCTGTTCGCCCAGGATGCCGCACTGAAGGACAAATATCACAGCATCAACGGCGGCAAGTGGAACAACTTCATGAACCAGCCTCACATCGGTTACACCAACTGGAACAACCCGGAAGGGGACCAGATGCCGGTAACTTACGATTATATGCCAGGCAACTACGCAGAAATGAGTATTGCCGTGGAGGGCAACCCCAAGATCTGGCCAGACAACGGCGGCCAGACGTTGGCGTTCGACCAAAACGGGCAAGAATCGCGCTGGCTCGACGTTTACAACCGGGGTACGCGCGAATTCGGGTACAAACTCACGCCCAGCGACGACTGGATCAAGTTGAGTAAAACTGAAGGCAAAACCAAGGGCACCGAGCGCATTACTGTTTCCATCGACTGGAAAAAGCTGCCAGAAGGTACGTCCACCGGCAGCATTGGTGCCAAAGGGCCCAGTTGGAACCGCGCGCGTATAACAGTAAGCGCCTACAAACCCAACAAATCAGTGCAGCGTCGTGCCAAAGGCTTTCTTGAAGCCGACGGCTATATTGCCATTGAAGCCGCCAATGCCAGTCGCGGTAGCGCCAGCAAGGGTATCGCCTGGACCGAGATCCCCGGTTACGGTCACACTCACAGCGGCATGACGCCGCTACCGGTTACCGACCAGGTTTTCGACGATGTAACAGAGGCGCCCTACCTGGAGTACGACCTCACTTTCTTCACTAAAGGGGAGTTTGATGTCAATCTGGTCATGGCGCCCAGCTGGCCCATTTTCCCGGGTCGCGGCTTGCGTTACGCTATCGCACTCGGCGACGAAAAGCCGCAAGTGGTGGATTTCCTCGAAGGCTTTAATGGCACCGATGGTGCGTGGGGTAAGGTTGTTTCCGACAACCGCCGCATCAGTACCAGCCGGCATACAGTGGCAGAACCCGGCCGCACAAAACTGCGTAT
- a CDS encoding NUDIX hydrolase translates to MSHSFEHGSEIIQEDEELEPFPPPEGVMRGLSIDNLIFGLDGNELKILLIKHGEGIRKGHWALPGGWIKLEEDLREAATRLLKDLTGISHPYLEQLKTFGKVDRYPAERVVTIAYYALVSADDYALMAGFSASDAAWYNIHDTPPVVFDHQHILDYGIEFLKHQVRHKPIGFNLLPEKFTLLQLQELYEAILDIKLDKPNFRRKIMKMNLLKPCNEKQQGVAHRAANLYRFDKDAYEKLTEQGFTFEV, encoded by the coding sequence GTGTCGCACAGCTTCGAACATGGTTCCGAAATAATCCAGGAAGATGAAGAACTCGAACCCTTCCCCCCGCCCGAAGGGGTGATGCGCGGGTTGTCTATCGACAACTTGATTTTTGGGCTCGATGGCAATGAACTGAAAATATTGCTGATTAAACACGGCGAGGGTATCCGCAAGGGGCACTGGGCTTTGCCCGGCGGCTGGATTAAGCTGGAAGAAGACCTGCGCGAAGCAGCTACGCGATTGCTGAAGGACCTTACCGGGATCAGCCATCCGTATCTCGAGCAGTTAAAAACCTTCGGTAAAGTTGATCGCTACCCGGCAGAGCGAGTGGTTACCATTGCCTATTACGCTCTGGTGAGTGCCGACGATTATGCATTGATGGCGGGCTTCAGTGCATCCGATGCAGCCTGGTACAACATTCACGATACTCCGCCAGTGGTGTTCGACCACCAGCATATTCTCGATTACGGTATCGAATTTTTGAAGCATCAGGTGCGGCACAAACCGATTGGCTTCAATTTGCTGCCCGAGAAATTCACCCTGCTGCAATTGCAGGAATTGTACGAGGCGATTCTCGATATCAAACTCGACAAGCCCAATTTCCGGCGCAAAATCATGAAAATGAATCTGCTAAAACCCTGCAATGAAAAGCAGCAGGGCGTCGCTCATCGCGCGGCCAACCTCTACCGCTTCGATAAAGACGCCTACGAGAAACTCACCGAACAGGGTTTTACGTTCGAGGTTTAG
- a CDS encoding efflux RND transporter periplasmic adaptor subunit, translated as MKKFFAIFFGVATVGVFIWTAVFLYQKSQQKPVVYETQQPFVTDIVVKTVATGKIIPRKEVEVKSQVSGVVETIYVEAGQPIAKDALIAKIQIIPNMERLVAAESRVETARLRLDNAETELARQKSLFADQLIPEFEFNKYQYDFNLQKEELDAAENALAIVREGASQKAGKISNQVKATLQGLILDIPVKEGTFVTETNTFNAGTTIATIANMEDMIFEGTVDESEVGKISEGMDLLLNIGAMEKEPFVAKLEYISPQGVDDQGTIKFEIRAAVTLRKNHFLRAGYSATADIVLDRADQVLAINERLLLVEEGKTYVEVETAPQEFVRREVATGLSDGINIEIVSGIDKDARLKVR; from the coding sequence ATGAAGAAATTTTTTGCCATCTTTTTTGGGGTCGCTACGGTTGGGGTGTTTATCTGGACGGCAGTATTTTTGTACCAGAAATCGCAGCAAAAGCCGGTGGTGTACGAGACTCAGCAACCCTTCGTTACGGACATTGTTGTAAAAACGGTGGCGACCGGAAAAATTATTCCGCGCAAAGAGGTGGAGGTAAAGTCGCAGGTCTCTGGTGTGGTGGAAACGATTTATGTAGAAGCTGGCCAACCGATTGCGAAGGATGCGCTGATCGCAAAAATCCAGATCATCCCCAATATGGAGCGCCTGGTGGCGGCGGAGTCTCGGGTCGAAACGGCACGCCTGCGGCTGGACAATGCAGAAACTGAGTTGGCGCGGCAGAAGAGTCTGTTTGCAGACCAGTTAATTCCCGAGTTCGAATTCAATAAATACCAATACGATTTTAACCTGCAAAAAGAAGAGTTGGACGCTGCCGAAAATGCGCTGGCGATTGTGCGCGAGGGGGCATCCCAAAAAGCGGGCAAAATCTCGAATCAGGTAAAAGCGACCTTGCAGGGGCTGATCCTGGATATCCCGGTGAAAGAAGGCACCTTCGTGACTGAAACCAACACGTTTAACGCCGGTACCACCATTGCCACCATCGCCAATATGGAAGACATGATTTTTGAGGGTACGGTGGATGAGTCGGAGGTGGGCAAAATCAGCGAAGGCATGGATTTACTGTTGAATATCGGTGCGATGGAAAAAGAGCCTTTTGTCGCTAAGCTCGAATACATCTCGCCCCAGGGCGTCGATGACCAGGGGACCATCAAATTTGAGATCCGCGCGGCAGTGACGCTGCGCAAAAATCACTTCCTGCGTGCCGGGTATAGCGCTACCGCTGATATTGTGCTCGATCGTGCCGACCAGGTCTTGGCCATTAACGAGCGCCTGCTGTTAGTGGAAGAGGGTAAAACCTATGTGGAGGTGGAAACGGCACCGCAGGAATTTGTGCGCCGCGAAGTGGCGACCGGGCTTTCCGACGGGATCAATATCGAAATTGTATCGGGCATCGATAAAGACGCCCGATTGAAAGTTCGCTAA
- a CDS encoding ABC transporter permease produces MFFDGLQEIYYSLSRNKLRTFLTAFGVFWGVFMLILLLGAGRGLSNASDNSFGSDDRTSIWISGGRTALPYHGRPPRRLIEFTEDDIAAIQQNIAGVQYISAENRAGERWQRTVNITYKNQSANFGVYGVADDFFRIKKYIDYPYGRTLNGLDERDARRVALLGTVVSDRLFGAGVNPLGKEINFHGIVFQVVGVFHDEAREGRMSERVYIPLSTFQKTFGRANKIGQITLTPAPGLDPIAFEEKVVALLRERHVVSPDDTRAVNAFNYARQMAQVEQVFSAIGVFIWFVGLGTLTAGIVGISNIMIITVKDRTREIGVRKALGATPASVVLMVLSESVLLTAVAGYLGLVLGVGLLELVNQGLEASKANLAYFERPEVDLWIAAKAVILLVVCGALAGLAPAMRAAKILPIEAMREE; encoded by the coding sequence GTGTTTTTTGACGGACTGCAGGAAATCTATTACAGCCTGAGCAGAAACAAGCTGCGCACATTCCTCACTGCATTTGGGGTGTTTTGGGGGGTGTTTATGCTGATTTTGTTATTGGGTGCCGGGCGCGGTTTGTCGAATGCCTCGGATAACAGCTTTGGCAGTGACGACCGCACCAGTATCTGGATCAGTGGCGGGCGCACGGCCCTACCCTATCACGGCCGACCTCCGCGGCGATTAATCGAGTTTACTGAAGACGATATCGCCGCTATTCAGCAAAATATTGCGGGCGTGCAATATATATCGGCGGAAAATCGCGCGGGTGAACGCTGGCAGCGCACGGTAAATATCACCTACAAAAACCAGTCGGCTAACTTTGGTGTATACGGGGTGGCGGACGACTTCTTTCGTATAAAAAAATACATCGATTACCCCTACGGGCGCACCCTTAACGGTCTGGATGAGCGCGATGCAAGACGGGTTGCCCTGTTGGGCACGGTGGTGAGCGACCGCCTCTTTGGTGCGGGCGTCAATCCGCTCGGTAAGGAAATAAATTTCCACGGTATTGTGTTCCAGGTGGTGGGAGTATTTCACGATGAGGCCCGTGAAGGGCGTATGTCTGAACGGGTGTATATCCCGCTTTCCACCTTCCAGAAAACCTTTGGTCGCGCGAATAAGATCGGCCAGATCACCCTAACGCCAGCGCCAGGCCTCGACCCGATTGCGTTCGAGGAAAAAGTCGTCGCTTTGTTGCGCGAACGCCATGTGGTGTCGCCTGATGATACCCGGGCGGTTAACGCGTTTAATTACGCTCGCCAGATGGCGCAGGTCGAGCAGGTGTTCAGCGCTATCGGTGTGTTTATCTGGTTCGTCGGTTTGGGTACGCTCACTGCCGGTATTGTCGGTATCAGCAATATCATGATTATTACGGTGAAAGATCGCACCCGCGAAATTGGGGTGCGCAAAGCCCTGGGGGCGACACCGGCCAGCGTGGTGCTCATGGTATTGAGCGAATCCGTGTTGCTTACCGCAGTGGCTGGCTATTTGGGGCTGGTGCTGGGCGTGGGCCTACTGGAGCTGGTGAACCAGGGCTTGGAAGCGAGCAAGGCAAACCTGGCGTATTTTGAGCGCCCGGAAGTGGATTTGTGGATTGCGGCCAAGGCGGTGATTTTACTGGTGGTGTGCGGTGCCCTGGCCGGGCTGGCGCCGGCAATGCGTGCAGCAAAAATTCTCCCCATCGAAGCCATGCGCGAGGAATAG
- a CDS encoding glycoside hydrolase family 43 protein, which produces MKSYRWLPLGLCVIFAIVACGSEPQRVHPGNFAEHALKVNWFEYQGQDEVFEQPLAAGEYQNPILAGFYPDPSITRAGDSFYLVTSSFAYTPGIPIFRSTDLVNWEPLGHVLTRTSQLDMTGKGVSRGIYASTIRYHDGTFYVISTDVDGIGNFIVTSKNPAEGWSDPILLPEVQGIDPSMFFDDDGRVYITHNGAPDEQPRYNGHRAIWIWELDLETMKVLPDSGRVIVNGGVDISQEPIWIEGPHLYKVDDWYYLMCAEGGTSQDHSEVIFRSRKLTEPFLPATNNPILTQRDLPADREHPIATAGHADLVQTANGEWWAVFLATRNYDKTFFNTGRETFLLPVSWEKGWPRITAPAEEIPYQVTAPSGLPRTQGAVPLTGNFTQRDYFTDGELDYAWSTLRSNNRGWLQPGDGGGLLLKALPEGLDGRNQPAFIGRRQQHQDFTAKLNMNLPENEGVLGGLALFQNDTAHFFLAVKKSGTYYRVVLEKASQGPVDVVSSKVFPAKPARGITLEVVSKDNKLSFYYQPEGSARELIGRAHDARVLSTQWAGGFVGTQVGIHARTAQSILPSGG; this is translated from the coding sequence ATGAAATCTTATCGTTGGTTGCCCTTGGGGTTGTGTGTGATCTTCGCAATAGTGGCTTGTGGTAGTGAGCCTCAGCGTGTCCACCCTGGGAACTTCGCCGAGCATGCGCTCAAAGTAAACTGGTTCGAATACCAGGGGCAGGATGAGGTATTTGAACAACCCTTGGCCGCTGGCGAGTACCAAAATCCCATTTTGGCGGGCTTCTACCCAGATCCCAGTATTACTCGCGCCGGGGACAGCTTTTACCTGGTGACGTCTTCGTTTGCCTATACCCCGGGCATCCCCATTTTTCGCAGTACTGACCTGGTGAACTGGGAGCCGTTAGGGCATGTCCTAACGCGCACATCGCAGCTGGATATGACCGGCAAAGGCGTGTCGCGCGGTATCTACGCGTCGACGATTCGGTATCACGACGGCACCTTCTACGTGATCAGCACCGATGTTGACGGCATTGGCAACTTCATCGTCACCAGCAAAAACCCGGCAGAGGGATGGTCCGATCCGATCCTTCTGCCAGAAGTGCAGGGTATCGACCCCTCGATGTTCTTCGATGACGATGGCCGTGTCTACATCACGCACAACGGTGCACCAGACGAGCAGCCCCGCTACAACGGGCACCGGGCGATCTGGATATGGGAGTTGGACCTGGAGACCATGAAGGTGTTGCCAGATTCCGGCCGGGTGATCGTGAACGGTGGCGTGGATATCAGCCAGGAACCGATCTGGATCGAAGGGCCGCACCTGTATAAAGTGGATGATTGGTACTACCTGATGTGCGCGGAAGGTGGCACTTCTCAAGATCACTCAGAAGTGATCTTTCGCAGCCGCAAGCTGACGGAACCCTTCTTGCCAGCGACCAACAATCCCATTCTTACCCAGCGCGACTTGCCTGCGGACCGCGAACATCCGATCGCGACTGCTGGTCACGCGGATCTGGTGCAAACGGCCAACGGCGAATGGTGGGCCGTATTCCTCGCGACGCGCAATTACGACAAGACGTTTTTCAACACCGGGCGAGAGACCTTTCTACTGCCGGTGAGCTGGGAGAAGGGCTGGCCGCGCATTACCGCACCTGCCGAGGAAATTCCCTATCAGGTCACCGCGCCAAGTGGCTTGCCTCGCACGCAAGGCGCGGTGCCGCTGACCGGTAACTTCACCCAGCGGGACTACTTTACTGACGGTGAGCTGGATTACGCCTGGAGTACCTTGCGTTCGAATAATCGCGGTTGGCTGCAGCCGGGTGATGGCGGCGGCCTGTTGCTCAAGGCGTTGCCAGAGGGGCTGGATGGACGCAATCAACCGGCGTTTATCGGTCGTCGTCAACAGCACCAGGATTTTACCGCTAAGCTGAACATGAATCTGCCGGAAAACGAAGGTGTTCTGGGCGGGCTTGCCCTGTTTCAGAACGACACAGCGCATTTTTTCCTGGCAGTGAAGAAATCAGGCACCTACTACCGAGTGGTGCTCGAGAAGGCGTCACAAGGCCCGGTGGATGTCGTTTCCAGCAAAGTTTTTCCGGCAAAGCCTGCGCGAGGGATTACCCTTGAAGTGGTGTCCAAAGACAATAAACTGAGTTTTTATTATCAACCCGAGGGCAGTGCCCGCGAACTCATTGGCCGTGCTCACGATGCGCGCGTGCTCAGTACGCAGTGGGCGGGCGGCTTTGTGGGTACACAGGTAGGTATCCACGCGCGAACGGCGCAATCCATTTTACCGTCTGGGGGGTAA
- a CDS encoding ABC transporter ATP-binding protein, whose product MITIKNLCKAYGDEAQRLQVLKGLDLSIREGELVSIMGSSGSGKSTLLNILGLLDRHDSGVYELAGQRIGKLSESQAAQLRNRYLGFVFQSFNLLPFKTAQENVALPLYYQKVSRKKRNALALEYLERVGLAERANHHPGELSGGQKQRVALARALITDPQVILADEPTGALDSKTSDEVMGLFKQVHSSGKTIVIVTHEDEIAAQTQRLIHLKDGQIIEDRATAG is encoded by the coding sequence ATGATAACGATCAAAAATCTCTGCAAAGCCTACGGGGATGAGGCGCAGCGGTTGCAAGTGCTCAAGGGGTTGGACCTGTCCATCCGCGAGGGTGAACTTGTTTCCATCATGGGCTCATCCGGTTCGGGTAAATCCACCTTGCTGAATATCCTCGGCTTGCTGGATCGTCACGACAGCGGCGTTTATGAACTGGCGGGGCAGCGGATTGGCAAGCTGAGCGAATCCCAGGCCGCGCAACTGCGTAACCGCTATCTTGGCTTTGTATTCCAGTCGTTCAATCTGCTGCCTTTTAAAACCGCGCAGGAAAATGTTGCCCTCCCCCTCTATTACCAAAAAGTCTCGCGTAAAAAACGCAATGCATTGGCGCTCGAATACCTCGAGCGTGTCGGTTTGGCAGAGCGAGCGAATCACCATCCGGGTGAATTATCCGGCGGCCAGAAGCAGCGGGTGGCGTTAGCGCGCGCGCTGATCACCGACCCGCAGGTGATTCTCGCGGACGAACCTACCGGCGCACTGGATTCCAAAACCTCCGACGAAGTCATGGGCTTGTTTAAGCAAGTCCACAGCAGCGGTAAAACCATTGTTATCGTCACCCACGAAGACGAGATTGCCGCACAAACACAGCGCTTAATTCACCTCAAAGACGGTCAGATAATCGAAGATCGTGCCACGGCCGGGTGA
- a CDS encoding ABC transporter permease has product MPLFDVDLWQEIYDSISRHKLRTLLTAFGVFWGIFMLVNLVGVGNGLRNGAEASMSLKNGIYVWSGRPTSMPYKGLSKGRSVRLDDDDIAALRNRVPGLDVIAPGNGMGSQFTVRGTRNDSFETSGVWPVEMVTKGYDLLAGRLLNELDLAQLRKVAVIGERVQEVLFAKDENPIGAMIEVAGVKFKVVGVVRPQALNGWAQRDMSKIFLPHSTLRKTFNQGDRIHVFTLTTRPGFVPEVVEQNVLSVLKERHKVHPQDWGVIGSYNAHKDVKKVEGLFTGIKMFSWFVAVGTIIAGAVGVGNIMLITVAERTREIGVRKALGATPNSIVGMVLQESLVITVVAGYSGLVAGVLTLQLIDTFATRAQAGPGTFINPQIDFSTALVALLVLVIAGALAAVLPARKAAAVDPVIALQDE; this is encoded by the coding sequence ATGCCGTTGTTCGATGTGGATCTCTGGCAGGAAATTTACGACAGTATCAGCCGTCACAAGCTGCGCACACTGCTCACCGCCTTTGGGGTGTTCTGGGGCATTTTTATGCTGGTAAATCTGGTGGGCGTGGGCAATGGTCTGCGCAATGGTGCCGAGGCCAGCATGTCACTTAAAAATGGCATTTACGTCTGGTCGGGCCGCCCCACCAGCATGCCTTACAAAGGTTTGTCCAAAGGCCGCAGTGTCCGCTTGGATGACGACGATATCGCAGCGCTTCGGAACCGGGTGCCCGGTCTCGATGTTATCGCTCCCGGCAACGGCATGGGGTCGCAATTTACGGTGCGCGGCACCCGCAACGATTCATTCGAGACTTCGGGTGTGTGGCCCGTGGAAATGGTCACCAAGGGATACGACCTATTGGCAGGGCGACTGCTGAATGAATTGGACCTTGCGCAATTGCGCAAGGTTGCGGTGATTGGCGAGCGCGTGCAGGAGGTGCTGTTTGCGAAAGATGAAAATCCCATTGGTGCGATGATCGAAGTTGCCGGCGTGAAATTTAAAGTGGTCGGGGTGGTGCGGCCGCAGGCGCTCAACGGTTGGGCGCAACGGGATATGTCGAAAATATTCCTGCCCCACTCCACCCTGCGTAAAACGTTTAATCAAGGCGACCGCATACATGTGTTTACCCTAACCACCCGGCCCGGTTTTGTGCCTGAGGTAGTCGAACAAAACGTGCTCTCGGTTCTTAAAGAGCGTCACAAGGTACACCCGCAGGACTGGGGCGTTATCGGCAGCTACAACGCCCACAAAGACGTTAAAAAAGTGGAAGGCCTGTTTACCGGTATCAAAATGTTTAGCTGGTTCGTGGCGGTGGGCACCATTATCGCGGGCGCGGTGGGGGTGGGTAATATCATGTTGATCACCGTTGCCGAACGCACCCGGGAAATCGGGGTACGCAAAGCGCTGGGCGCGACGCCGAATTCCATTGTCGGTATGGTGCTCCAGGAGTCGCTGGTTATTACCGTGGTCGCCGGCTACAGCGGTCTGGTAGCCGGGGTGTTGACGCTGCAGCTGATCGATACCTTCGCCACCCGCGCGCAAGCCGGGCCCGGCACTTTTATTAATCCACAAATTGATTTTTCCACGGCGCTGGTGGCGTTGCTGGTGCTGGTCATTGCCGGTGCTCTCGCCGCCGTATTGCCAGCCAGGAAGGCGGCGGCGGTCGATCCGGTGATCGCCCTGCAGGACGAATAA
- a CDS encoding endo-1,4-beta-xylanase, with protein MKAFICPPLAVKSAVFAFILSVLAGCGGSGKTTVPVPENPVVTPTPAPEPTPTPVPTPEITVEHLHSLADMPIGVAVEAGGAINSILTSAPRQAIVEAHFDTVTPENIMKPFLLHPQQDTYDFGDADDLMDYTVAQGLAVHGHVLIWHAQQPDWINSFAGTQTEWQAMMDDHIVTIVEHFAQNYDNVVSWDVVNEAFLDGGGSQLRDSVWRLGVGDDFIARAFTSARSAAGANVDLYYNDYGMENNGSKLNSILAMVDDLQASAVPIDGIGFQMHVNMDYPDVGTFKQALAKVVSRGLKVKLTEMDIARSTLDTDRISQLTPEMQLALADRYKALVNAYLEAVPAASRGGITVWGITDADSWLNRNTSRLEFGVLFNSDFTPKPALQGFADALIETP; from the coding sequence TTGAAGGCCTTTATTTGTCCCCCCCTCGCTGTTAAATCAGCAGTGTTTGCTTTTATTCTATCTGTACTTGCCGGGTGCGGTGGCAGCGGTAAAACCACCGTGCCAGTGCCGGAAAACCCGGTGGTAACGCCAACCCCGGCACCGGAGCCAACACCGACCCCGGTGCCGACGCCGGAAATCACCGTCGAACATCTACACAGCCTGGCGGATATGCCAATCGGGGTTGCCGTGGAAGCGGGTGGCGCTATTAACTCCATTCTCACCAGTGCGCCGCGGCAGGCCATTGTTGAAGCGCATTTCGATACGGTTACACCGGAAAATATTATGAAGCCGTTCCTTCTGCACCCGCAACAGGATACGTACGATTTTGGCGATGCGGATGATCTGATGGACTACACCGTCGCGCAGGGGCTGGCGGTACACGGGCATGTGTTGATCTGGCACGCGCAACAGCCAGACTGGATCAATAGCTTCGCCGGTACCCAGACCGAATGGCAGGCGATGATGGATGATCACATCGTCACCATTGTTGAGCACTTCGCGCAGAATTACGACAATGTGGTGAGTTGGGATGTGGTAAACGAAGCCTTTCTGGACGGCGGCGGTTCGCAATTGCGCGATAGCGTATGGCGCCTGGGCGTGGGCGACGATTTCATCGCACGTGCTTTTACGTCGGCCCGCAGTGCCGCTGGGGCAAATGTGGACTTGTATTACAATGACTATGGCATGGAAAATAACGGATCAAAGCTGAACTCCATTCTCGCCATGGTGGATGACTTGCAGGCGAGCGCGGTGCCTATTGATGGTATCGGGTTCCAAATGCATGTGAATATGGACTACCCCGACGTGGGTACATTTAAACAGGCCCTGGCGAAAGTGGTCAGCCGTGGGTTGAAGGTGAAACTGACTGAGATGGATATCGCGCGCAGTACGCTCGATACTGACCGAATCAGCCAGTTGACGCCAGAAATGCAACTTGCGTTGGCTGACCGCTATAAAGCACTGGTGAACGCGTATCTGGAAGCGGTGCCGGCTGCGTCGCGTGGCGGTATCACCGTGTGGGGGATTACCGATGCCGACAGCTGGTTAAATCGAAATACGAGCCGCCTGGAGTTTGGCGTGCTTTTTAATAGCGACTTTACGCCCAAGCCAGCACTGCAGGGATTTGCTGATGCCTTAATCGAGACGCCCTGA